The proteins below come from a single Miscanthus floridulus cultivar M001 chromosome 1, ASM1932011v1, whole genome shotgun sequence genomic window:
- the LOC136493937 gene encoding 3-oxo-Delta(4,5)-steroid 5-beta-reductase-like translates to MSLSWWWARSAGAVRERKDELAAVPRHSFQSVALVVGSTGIVGTSLVDILPLPDTPGGLWKVYALSRRPPPPWSLPSSSSLAHIHVDLTDSAAVAEALTPLTDITHVFYVAWSPRATEAENREANSAMLRNVLSVVVPNCPALAHVSLQTGTKHYLGPFELIGKIPTPDPPYTEDVPRRDCPNFYYDQEDILFDAVSRRGGAVSWSVHRPNLILGFSPRSVFNVVCSLCVYAAICRKEGVALRWPGCLGSWESFSNASDADLIAEQHIWAAVDPMAKNQAFNCNNGDLYNWKTLWPILAARFGLEWTGYDGEEKQFKVSEAMAGKEAVWAEIVRENELVETHLHDVADWWLIDVVVYQHGANWKLLDSMNKSKEHGFFGFRDTVKSFNTWIDKMKAYKIVP, encoded by the coding sequence ATGAGCTTAAGCTGGTGGTGGGCACGGTCAGCCGGCGCAGTCAGGGAGCGCAAGGATGAGCTCGCCGCCGTGCCTCGGCATTCCTTCCAGAGCGTCGCCCTCGTCGTCGGCTCCACCGGCATAGTAGGCACCTCCCTCGTCGACATCCTCCCGCTGCCGGACACCCCCGGTGGGCTATGGAAGGTATACGCGCTCTCCCGCCGTCCACCCCCGCCCTGGTCCCTGCCGTCATCCTCCTCGCTGGCACACATACACGTCGATCTCACCGactccgccgccgtcgccgaggcCCTGACGCCGCTCACCGACATCACCCACGTCTTCTACGTCGCCTGGTCCCCGCGCGCTACCGAGGCGGAGAACCGGGAGGCCAACTCTGCCATGCTCCGCAACGTGCTCTCCGTCGTCGTCCCCAACTGCCCCGCCCTCGCCCACGTCTCCCTCCAGACGGGCACCAAGCACTACCTGGGACCCTTCGAGCTCATCGGCAAGATCCCCACCCCGGACCCGCCCTACACCGAGGACGTGCCGCGCCGGGACTGCCCGAACTTCTACTACGACCAAGAGGACATCCTCTTCGACGCGGTCtcccggcgcggcggcgccgtcAGCTGGTCCGTGCACCGCCCCAACCTCATCCTCGGCTTCTCCCCACGGAGCGTCTTCAACGTCGTCTGCAGCCTCTGCGTGTACGCCGCCATCTGCCGCAAGGAGGGGGTCGCGCTGCGCTGGCCGGGCTGCCTCGGCTCCTGGGAGAGCTTCAGCAACGCCTCAGACGCGGACCTCATCGCCGAGCAGCACATCTGGGCGGCCGTCGACCCCATGGCCAAGAACCAGGCGTTCAACTGCAACAACGGAGACCTCTACAACTGGAAGACGCTGTGGCCGATACTTGCCGCGCGTTTCGGGCTGGAGTGGACCGGGTACGACGGGGAGGAGAAGCAGTTCAAGGTGTCGGAGGCCATGGCCGGGAAGGAGGCGGTGTGGGCAGAGATCGTCAGGGAGAACGAGCTCGTGGAGACACACCTCCACGACGTTGCCGATTGGTGGCTTATCGACGTCGTGGTGTATCAGCACGGCGCCAATTGGAAGCTTTTGGACAGCATGAACAAGAGCAAAGAGCACGGGTTCTTCGGCTTCCGCGACACGGTCAAGTCCTTCAACACATGGATCGACAAGATGAAGGCCTACAAGATTGTTCCTTGA
- the LOC136493930 gene encoding classical arabinogalactan protein 4-like, producing MAARATVVLCLLLCATTSLAQSPASAPAKAPPTKSSSKSTPAPAATPTSPSDASASTPAAAPTTSPAAAPAKPKANKAPAPAPPTKASAPAPATPAPVATPPAAATPPTASPPAPVVPAAAPAPETKPVEAPAPAPAKKKKPSSSSKDKKKKKKGASAPAPAAEAPVAKKKPKTADAPTSAAEAPGPSGDAAAADTASGAGRTLAGVIASSAVAVALGVAALLA from the exons ATGGCGGCGCGGGCCACCGTCGTCCTCTGCCTGCTGCTCTGCGCCACTACTTCCCTCGCGCAGTCCCCCGCGTCCGCGCCGGCCAAGGCACCGCCAACCAAGTCCTCCTCCAAATCCACGCCGGCGCCGGCCGCCACGCCCACCTCGCCGTCCGACGCGTCCGCGTccacgccggccgccgcgccaaCCACCTCCCCCGCGGCGGCGCCGGCCAAACCCAAGGCCAACAAggcccccgcgcccgcgccgccgaccAAGGCCTCCGCCCCGGCCCCGGCCACGCCTGCTCCCGTCGCCACTCCGCCCGCGGCGGCGACGCCTCCCACCGCCTCACCACCCGCGCCCGTGGTGCccgccgcggcgccggcgccggagaccaagcccgtggaggccccggccCCCGCGcccgccaagaagaagaagccgtcgtcgtcctccaaggacaagaagaagaagaagaagggcgcgtccGCGCCTGCTCCGGCCGCCGAGGCACCAGTTGCTAAGAAGAAGCCCAAGACCGCCGACGCGCCCACGTCCGCGGCCGAGGCACCCGGACCCAGTGGCGATGCCGCCGCTGCCGACACCGCG AGCGGCGCTGGGAGGACACTGGCGGGCGTGATCGCGTCCTCGGCCGTCGCTGTGGCGCTGGGCGTGGCGGCTCTGCTCGCCTAG